One genomic region from Nocardia vinacea encodes:
- a CDS encoding MarR family winged helix-turn-helix transcriptional regulator: protein MKEQAPPNLAVDTEIDRDVCKLVHQFTHRLDVHVRRVAEALDMTPSQVIALRELSDPITARELATRMSCEPSNATFVLDRLEQQELVRRQPHPTDRRAKQIVLTAAGKRRRAEVLDLLGAQSPLTSLTAAQQQTLRDLLQVMVQPIV from the coding sequence ATGAAGGAGCAGGCGCCGCCGAATCTCGCCGTGGATACCGAGATCGATCGGGATGTCTGCAAGCTGGTACATCAGTTCACCCACCGCCTCGACGTGCACGTTCGCCGCGTCGCCGAAGCGTTGGATATGACGCCGTCGCAGGTAATCGCCCTGCGTGAACTGTCGGATCCGATTACCGCGCGCGAATTGGCCACCAGAATGTCGTGCGAGCCGTCGAACGCGACCTTCGTACTGGACCGCCTCGAACAGCAGGAGCTGGTTCGGCGGCAACCACATCCGACCGACCGGCGCGCCAAGCAGATCGTGCTGACGGCAGCCGGGAAGCGGCGGCGCGCCGAGGTGCTCGACCTGCTGGGCGCGCAGTCACCACTGACCTCGCTCACCGCCGCTCAGCAGCAGACCCTGCGCGATCTGCTGCAGGTGATGGTGCAGCCGATTGTCTAA
- a CDS encoding TetR/AcrR family transcriptional regulator, protein MTTEDKRLLRGARSRQLVLRQAVDTASLDGLEGLSFGKLATDTGLSKAGVQTLFKTKETLQLAALDFGRDMFIDAVIRPARAQPHGVQRLRALIECWIVYAQTPLFAGGCLRVANMAEFDSRPGPVRDALVREQREWVATIARELRYAVDAGEIADLDIDLAAFQIDAVLCAANTALRLGEVDAVPKVRRVVESFLIPAS, encoded by the coding sequence ATGACGACTGAGGACAAGCGCCTACTGCGCGGTGCACGGAGTCGCCAGCTCGTGCTGCGCCAAGCGGTCGACACCGCATCCCTCGACGGTCTCGAGGGTTTGAGCTTCGGCAAGTTGGCGACTGATACCGGACTCAGCAAGGCGGGTGTGCAGACCCTGTTCAAGACCAAGGAGACGCTGCAACTCGCGGCGCTCGATTTCGGCCGCGATATGTTCATCGATGCCGTCATCCGTCCCGCCCGCGCGCAACCGCATGGGGTGCAACGACTTCGCGCCCTGATCGAATGCTGGATCGTCTACGCGCAGACACCGCTGTTCGCGGGCGGCTGCTTGCGGGTCGCGAATATGGCGGAGTTCGACAGCCGTCCCGGTCCGGTGCGCGATGCGCTGGTCCGCGAGCAGCGGGAGTGGGTGGCGACCATCGCGCGCGAACTCCGGTATGCCGTCGATGCGGGCGAAATCGCCGATCTGGATATCGATCTCGCCGCCTTCCAGATCGACGCCGTCCTCTGCGCCGCCAATACCGCACTGCGCCTCGGCGAAGTCGATGCGGTGCCCAAGGTCCGTCGAGTTGTCGAAAGCTTCCTCATCCCGGCGAGCTAG
- a CDS encoding META domain-containing protein, with amino-acid sequence MQDSDLWGHRYVSSSVTENGRPRFLVRGTWITLWFVDETRRLSAHAGANTVMFEVDADSGILKTRSPFSTVLSYPPEFTDQDSWLLEFLLLAPTWTTTGDGTLILSDDRIRIELQQTADCP; translated from the coding sequence ATGCAAGACTCCGATCTCTGGGGCCACCGCTACGTCTCCTCATCAGTCACCGAGAATGGCCGACCACGATTCCTGGTCCGCGGCACCTGGATCACCCTGTGGTTCGTCGACGAGACCCGCCGCCTGTCCGCACACGCGGGCGCCAATACCGTGATGTTCGAGGTGGATGCCGACAGCGGCATACTGAAAACCCGATCCCCGTTCTCCACCGTGCTGTCCTATCCGCCGGAATTCACCGACCAGGACTCCTGGCTACTCGAATTCCTGCTCCTCGCGCCCACATGGACCACCACCGGCGACGGCACCCTCATCCTCAGCGACGACCGGATCAGGATCGAGCTGCAGCAGACCGCCGACTGCCCCTGA
- a CDS encoding helix-turn-helix domain-containing protein: MAGSPSADGTSRGVLDAGFQILEAISAAPEGCGLSQLARTTGLAKATAYRLAEQLVALGAVQRVEQRYFVGERMAELGRHWQAAPMLRRAAQRPARVLSALTNSTVAVCILDGGAVRMVSGIKGAEFFVNTTVDPELVYRTALAQVLFAGRADNTVPPPTYSATEWQRVCSGIVDAGMVSVDHHKLIAGICCAAAAIRQPGMCDAAAIGCISLSQQFPPNLPGLVAHAAREIEKNLR, from the coding sequence ATGGCCGGTAGCCCATCGGCTGACGGAACGAGCCGCGGTGTGCTCGACGCCGGTTTCCAGATACTGGAGGCCATTTCGGCGGCACCGGAGGGCTGTGGACTGTCCCAACTGGCCCGCACCACCGGATTGGCGAAGGCCACCGCATATCGGTTGGCCGAACAGTTGGTGGCGCTCGGTGCCGTGCAGCGGGTGGAGCAGCGGTATTTCGTCGGCGAGCGGATGGCCGAGCTCGGGCGGCATTGGCAGGCCGCGCCTATGCTGCGCCGGGCCGCGCAACGGCCCGCCCGGGTATTGTCCGCATTGACGAATTCGACTGTCGCGGTGTGCATTCTCGACGGGGGCGCGGTTCGGATGGTCTCCGGGATCAAGGGGGCCGAGTTCTTCGTCAACACCACCGTCGATCCGGAGTTGGTCTATCGCACCGCGCTGGCGCAGGTGCTCTTCGCGGGACGGGCCGACAACACCGTCCCGCCGCCGACCTATTCGGCTACCGAATGGCAGCGTGTCTGCTCCGGAATCGTCGATGCCGGAATGGTTTCCGTCGATCATCACAAGCTGATAGCCGGGATCTGTTGTGCCGCAGCGGCAATCCGTCAACCTGGGATGTGCGATGCGGCCGCGATCGGTTGTATCTCACTGTCCCAACAGTTTCCGCCGAATCTGCCCGGGCTGGTCGCACATGCCGCCCGCGAAATCGAGAAGAATCTTCGCTGA
- a CDS encoding NADP-dependent oxidoreductase, producing the protein MRAIAFYEFGGPDVLQIVDIPIPEPGPGQVRVAVRTTAVNPADWKIRSGALSFGEPVFPQYPGGEIAGVVDAVGPDVTDVAVGDEVLGWAVAAYAEYTLSNAVAKKPEELSWPDAASLPVAVSAAAKSLAALKIQPGETLLINGASGAVGSMAVQLAAAEGVTVIGTASAANQDIVRELGATPTTYGAGLAERVRELAPNGIDAVFDAAGYGVLPAAIELRGGTDRIVTIADPAARELGITFLAGSGPQRPTELLEQVAERVASGAFRLPGEARTFLLERAAAAQEESEKGRGPGKVVLNVS; encoded by the coding sequence ATGCGGGCGATTGCGTTCTACGAATTCGGCGGTCCGGACGTACTGCAGATCGTCGACATCCCGATCCCGGAACCGGGCCCGGGTCAGGTCCGAGTCGCGGTGCGGACCACGGCGGTGAATCCAGCGGATTGGAAGATCCGTTCCGGCGCCCTGTCTTTCGGCGAACCGGTGTTTCCGCAGTATCCGGGTGGTGAGATCGCGGGGGTGGTCGATGCGGTCGGTCCGGATGTCACGGATGTGGCGGTCGGCGACGAGGTACTGGGCTGGGCCGTCGCGGCGTATGCCGAATACACCCTCAGCAATGCCGTCGCGAAGAAACCCGAGGAATTGTCCTGGCCGGACGCCGCATCGCTCCCGGTCGCGGTGTCGGCGGCGGCGAAGTCATTGGCGGCACTGAAAATACAACCGGGCGAAACGCTGCTGATCAACGGTGCGTCCGGTGCGGTCGGGTCGATGGCGGTGCAGCTGGCCGCGGCCGAGGGCGTCACCGTGATCGGCACCGCATCCGCGGCCAATCAGGACATTGTGCGCGAACTCGGCGCCACCCCGACCACCTACGGTGCCGGGCTGGCCGAGCGCGTGCGCGAACTCGCGCCGAACGGCATCGACGCGGTCTTCGACGCGGCCGGATACGGTGTGCTGCCCGCCGCAATCGAATTGCGCGGCGGCACCGACCGGATCGTGACGATCGCCGATCCGGCTGCCCGCGAACTCGGCATCACCTTCCTCGCGGGCAGCGGTCCCCAGCGGCCTACCGAACTGCTCGAGCAGGTCGCCGAACGTGTCGCCAGCGGTGCGTTCCGGCTGCCGGGGGAGGCGCGGACCTTCCTGCTCGAGCGGGCCGCAGCCGCACAAGAGGAGAGCGAAAAGGGGCGTGGCCCAGGCAAGGTCGTCCTCAACGTGAGCTGA
- a CDS encoding Rieske (2Fe-2S) protein → MSVEHVNRRTIVIGAGAAAVVAACSTSENSSTQATSSSTAIPTTTSSSVAAEPSPPPNEVPAGPEPTPGTALTRTSDVPIGSGVLLGDTVVTQPSPGNYQAFSVICTHAGCAVDTISRGTINCPCHGSRFNLDGSVATGPASRPLAARTISVQGEWIVAGAFAPLPAARQEVQEQPAPAQQGAPENALVRASDVPVGSGLILGDTVVTQPNLGNYQGFSVICTHQGCALNEIAGGTINCPCHGSKFNLDGSVATGPANEPLSRREVSVQGDWIVAGAPATPPVIKPWWCEIPIFAPGSADC, encoded by the coding sequence ATGAGCGTCGAACACGTCAACCGTCGAACAATCGTCATCGGAGCAGGGGCCGCGGCAGTTGTCGCAGCCTGTTCTACGAGCGAAAACTCCTCGACGCAGGCCACCTCCAGTTCCACCGCGATACCGACGACGACATCGAGTTCCGTTGCCGCCGAACCTTCGCCGCCCCCGAACGAGGTGCCGGCCGGGCCGGAACCCACCCCCGGCACCGCACTCACCCGCACCTCCGATGTGCCGATCGGGTCCGGGGTGTTACTCGGCGATACCGTCGTCACCCAGCCGAGTCCGGGTAATTACCAAGCTTTTTCGGTGATCTGCACGCATGCGGGCTGTGCCGTCGACACGATCAGCCGCGGCACCATCAATTGCCCTTGTCACGGCAGCAGATTCAATCTCGACGGATCCGTCGCCACCGGTCCGGCCAGCCGGCCGCTTGCCGCGCGCACCATCTCGGTACAGGGCGAATGGATCGTCGCGGGCGCCTTCGCACCGCTACCCGCCGCCCGGCAAGAGGTCCAGGAGCAACCCGCACCGGCACAGCAGGGCGCACCGGAGAACGCCCTCGTCCGCGCCTCCGACGTACCAGTCGGCTCCGGGCTCATCCTCGGCGACACCGTGGTAACGCAACCGAATCTCGGTAATTACCAGGGCTTCTCGGTGATCTGTACGCATCAGGGCTGTGCCCTCAACGAAATCGCGGGCGGCACCATCAACTGTCCGTGTCACGGCAGCAAATTCAATCTCGACGGATCCGTGGCGACCGGTCCGGCAAACGAACCGCTGTCGCGCCGCGAGGTATCGGTACAGGGCGACTGGATCGTCGCGGGCGCACCGGCGACACCGCCGGTCATCAAGCCGTGGTGGTGCGAAATCCCGATATTCGCGCCGGGTAGTGCGGACTGCTGA
- a CDS encoding EamA family transporter gives MVAIDIERNPKSAWPLTPLRAVHARGLGGVPPTALVLIGIVSVQVGAALAKQLFTATGAAGAVTLRLFFAGVVLLVVWRSALRIERRALPVVLGYGTVLASMNLCFYQAIDRIPLGMAVTLEFLGPLTVALAGSRRWTDPVWAVLAGGGVLLLTKAGGDVGWSGVLFALAAGALWASYILLSAALGDRTSGGGGLAIAMAFGGVLMVPVGIADAGATLFQPSVLAAGFAVAMLSSVLPYSVELEALRRIPPRVFGVLMSLEPAAAALAGLIVLGQIMHAAQWAGVICVVAASIGATRTARRK, from the coding sequence GTGGTCGCGATCGATATCGAACGGAATCCGAAGTCGGCGTGGCCGCTGACGCCCCTGCGCGCGGTGCACGCGCGCGGGCTCGGCGGGGTGCCGCCGACGGCCTTGGTGCTGATCGGGATCGTCAGCGTGCAGGTCGGCGCGGCACTGGCCAAGCAGCTGTTCACCGCCACCGGGGCCGCGGGTGCGGTCACGCTGCGACTGTTCTTCGCCGGGGTGGTGCTGCTGGTGGTCTGGCGGTCCGCGCTGCGGATCGAGCGGCGGGCGCTACCGGTGGTGCTCGGCTACGGCACCGTGCTCGCCTCCATGAATCTGTGCTTCTACCAGGCCATCGACCGGATTCCGCTCGGTATGGCGGTCACCCTCGAATTCTTGGGGCCGCTCACCGTCGCGCTGGCCGGCTCGCGGCGCTGGACCGATCCGGTGTGGGCCGTACTTGCCGGTGGCGGCGTACTGCTGCTGACCAAGGCGGGCGGCGATGTCGGTTGGTCGGGTGTGCTGTTCGCGCTGGCCGCGGGAGCCCTGTGGGCGAGCTATATTCTGCTGAGTGCCGCACTCGGTGACCGGACCAGCGGCGGTGGGGGATTGGCCATTGCGATGGCCTTCGGCGGTGTGCTCATGGTCCCGGTCGGCATTGCCGACGCGGGCGCCACACTGTTCCAGCCCTCGGTCCTCGCTGCCGGTTTCGCGGTCGCGATGCTGTCGTCGGTACTGCCGTATTCCGTGGAACTCGAAGCACTGCGGCGCATTCCACCGCGCGTCTTCGGCGTGCTGATGAGCCTGGAACCGGCGGCCGCCGCACTCGCCGGACTGATTGTCCTCGGCCAGATCATGCACGCGGCGCAATGGGCGGGCGTCATCTGCGTGGTGGCGGCCTCCATCGGAGCCACCCGAACAGCGCGGCGGAAATAG
- a CDS encoding glycosyltransferase 87 family protein — protein MSSVTTPDRSKPVNRRFGRAVWLVPVLLVAFAAWCLMAPLWPFHRITGGFIDLQVYRLGIEALRDGADMYGQLPQTTIGIGLPFIYPPFAALVLSPFALLPWDAAAFTFFISSTLALAVTLYLVARRRWPERGALQLALLATSCATPLAMLLEPVRSTLDFGQVNLLLMVLVAADALAAKPKWRRGMLVGVAAAIKLTPAAFVLYFLVRRDYRAAVTAAITGAVTTALSFAILPKESVNYWFGGLGNVSGLSGSSFHTNQSIQAVLARFGVEKPLFTVLWLVLSAALLALVVPAMRQAAEVPALALSINAVFTLLVSPISWSHHWVMIAPALFAMVCYATTLPRGRAIGWYVAIVLTTAAFVYGPQNWLPGDNRRELAWTPWQHLWGNTYVWLSVLLVVAYLVAGKRAKSQAGERDSAPKDIDLVDLAGPRPAA, from the coding sequence ATGAGTAGTGTCACCACCCCAGATAGGTCGAAGCCCGTGAACCGACGATTCGGGCGCGCGGTGTGGCTGGTGCCGGTACTGCTCGTCGCCTTCGCCGCCTGGTGCCTGATGGCGCCGCTGTGGCCCTTCCACCGGATCACCGGTGGGTTCATCGACCTGCAGGTGTACCGGCTCGGTATCGAGGCGCTGCGCGACGGCGCGGATATGTACGGCCAGCTGCCGCAGACCACCATCGGCATCGGCCTGCCGTTCATCTACCCGCCGTTCGCCGCGCTGGTGCTGAGCCCGTTCGCGCTGCTGCCATGGGATGCCGCGGCCTTCACCTTTTTCATCTCCTCGACGCTGGCGCTGGCCGTCACGCTGTATCTGGTCGCGCGGCGGCGCTGGCCCGAGCGTGGCGCGTTGCAACTCGCACTGCTTGCCACCTCCTGCGCGACACCGCTGGCCATGCTGCTGGAGCCGGTCCGCTCCACCCTGGACTTCGGACAGGTGAACCTGCTGCTGATGGTGCTGGTCGCCGCGGATGCGCTCGCCGCGAAGCCGAAATGGCGGCGCGGCATGCTGGTCGGCGTTGCCGCCGCGATCAAGCTGACACCGGCCGCATTCGTGCTCTACTTCCTGGTGCGCCGGGATTATCGCGCCGCGGTCACCGCCGCGATCACCGGTGCGGTGACGACCGCGCTCAGCTTCGCGATCCTGCCCAAGGAATCGGTCAACTACTGGTTCGGCGGACTCGGCAATGTCTCCGGACTCAGCGGCTCGTCCTTCCATACCAACCAGTCGATCCAGGCCGTGCTCGCCCGATTCGGCGTGGAGAAGCCGCTGTTCACCGTGCTGTGGTTGGTGCTGAGTGCGGCGCTGCTCGCGCTGGTGGTCCCGGCCATGCGGCAGGCCGCCGAGGTGCCCGCACTTGCGCTGTCGATCAACGCCGTCTTCACGCTGCTGGTATCACCGATCTCCTGGTCGCATCACTGGGTGATGATCGCCCCCGCGCTGTTCGCGATGGTTTGTTACGCGACCACGCTGCCGCGCGGTCGGGCGATCGGCTGGTATGTGGCGATCGTCCTCACCACCGCGGCATTCGTCTACGGGCCGCAGAACTGGCTGCCGGGCGATAATCGCCGCGAATTGGCTTGGACGCCTTGGCAACACCTGTGGGGGAACACCTACGTGTGGCTGAGCGTGTTGCTGGTCGTTGCGTATCTCGTTGCCGGCAAGCGGGCGAAGTCACAAGCGGGCGAACGCGATTCCGCGCCGAAGGATATCGATCTCGTCGATCTGGCAGGTCCTCGCCCGGCGGCCTGA
- a CDS encoding ankyrin repeat domain-containing protein: protein MGNDETDPDLIELATKIFDLARHGDAERLTAYLDAGVPVNLTNDNGDTLLMLAAYHGHQDAVQVLLARDADPNRANDKGQTPLAGAVFKGETEILRALLAAGADPDAGTPSARAAAAMFGKNDLLGLFGAS, encoded by the coding sequence ATGGGCAATGACGAGACGGACCCGGACCTCATCGAACTCGCCACCAAGATCTTCGATCTAGCTCGGCACGGCGATGCCGAGCGGCTCACGGCGTACCTCGATGCCGGAGTCCCGGTCAACCTCACCAACGACAACGGCGACACGCTGCTCATGCTGGCCGCCTACCACGGTCATCAGGACGCCGTCCAGGTGCTGCTCGCGCGCGATGCCGACCCGAATCGAGCCAATGACAAGGGACAGACCCCGTTGGCCGGTGCGGTCTTCAAGGGCGAGACCGAGATCCTGCGCGCCCTGCTCGCCGCGGGTGCGGATCCGGACGCCGGGACGCCGTCCGCGCGGGCCGCGGCCGCCATGTTCGGCAAGAACGATCTGCTGGGCTTGTTCGGAGCGTCCTGA
- a CDS encoding BTAD domain-containing putative transcriptional regulator yields the protein MRVLLLGPFEVRDDEDRPLRIAGVRVRALLARLAIEPGRVVPADALADAIWDGRPPDNGANALQALVSRVRRAVGTARVEGLAPGYRLVIDPVDVDVVRFERLAAAGRESDDLAALREAKSLWRGPALTELLELRFAADAAVRLDELRLGAAEHRLGLEVAAGNDVLDEVRALAEAHPLTERIQGLLIRALYAAGRQVDALATFERTRDRLGDELGIDPSPELSELHLSILRQESAAPRRRTNLRAQVTSFVGREDDVADLTARLSAARLITIVGPGGAGKTRLAVEVGERVSGGVWLVELAAVRDPEQVASAVLTTIGVREVGLLEPSAGDPVDRLAEFLAQQDVLLIFDNCEHLVDAVAELVDRLLGACPELRVLATSRESLAVDGEHIHQIHPLSWPDDAAAAESFPAVRLFVERARAVRPDFALDAGTALAVVEICRRLDGLPLAIELAAARLRALSVGQIAAKLDDRFTLLGRGSRTAQARHRTLRAVIEWSWAPLSEPEGELVMWLAVFPAGATLDAVDDLELLTGLVDKSLVERGGERYRMLETIRSYGLERLAESGREEAVRGRQAQYLLRLAESAEAELRSAAQLDALARLDVERDNIAAALRFAVDTGAVELGIRLIAAMFWYWTLRGIHSERLHWMRAVLELRGEVPDELRALRDVLDGLSRYEGGAIEDGMRAVAAGLEIARSSGLPSGPARTVLLVAPAFLEGQGLSASWQGLVGWERGIALLLDGTSIDQLVSAKKEFESAGERFGLSTTLQSIADDQMRHGDLLEAITSLTRAATAFEELGNAGDAAAVCAESATALARLGELDRAEVALARAGQHVEAAGEPGTATYVRLARAEYLLRRGDRKAALRELERAETGLANTAFGTRIRARSAGFRALIAILDDDPARARRVLDTATRGLIIGRNGSMTTASGAQADDLAMFAQLYAALAMRDGNATAAAHLLGAAAAMLGTEDRRGYDNLIAPADRAREALGAEAFTTACESTAGSRPTAAIEFLLSQAT from the coding sequence GTGCGTGTACTGCTGCTCGGCCCCTTCGAGGTCCGCGATGACGAGGACCGACCGCTCCGGATCGCCGGGGTCAGGGTGCGCGCATTGCTGGCCCGGCTCGCTATCGAACCCGGCCGGGTCGTGCCCGCCGATGCGCTCGCCGATGCGATCTGGGACGGACGCCCGCCGGATAACGGCGCGAATGCGTTGCAGGCCTTGGTGTCTCGAGTCCGGCGCGCGGTCGGCACGGCGCGGGTCGAGGGGCTCGCGCCCGGTTATCGGCTGGTCATCGATCCGGTCGATGTGGATGTCGTCCGGTTCGAACGTCTGGCCGCGGCCGGGCGGGAATCGGATGACCTGGCCGCGCTGCGCGAGGCCAAGTCCCTGTGGCGGGGTCCGGCGCTGACCGAACTGCTGGAGTTGCGGTTCGCGGCCGATGCGGCGGTGCGGTTGGACGAGTTGCGGCTCGGCGCGGCCGAGCATCGGCTCGGGCTGGAAGTCGCCGCGGGCAATGATGTCCTCGACGAAGTGCGCGCGCTTGCCGAGGCGCATCCGCTGACCGAGCGCATCCAGGGTCTGTTGATTCGTGCGCTGTATGCGGCGGGTCGGCAGGTCGACGCGTTGGCCACCTTCGAACGCACCAGGGATCGGCTCGGCGATGAACTCGGCATCGATCCGTCCCCCGAACTGAGCGAACTGCACCTGTCGATTCTGCGGCAGGAATCCGCGGCGCCGCGCCGACGCACCAACCTGCGCGCGCAGGTCACGAGTTTCGTTGGGCGCGAAGATGATGTGGCCGATCTGACGGCGCGACTCTCGGCCGCCCGGCTGATCACCATTGTCGGACCGGGTGGTGCAGGCAAGACTCGACTCGCCGTCGAAGTGGGCGAGCGGGTTTCCGGTGGCGTCTGGCTGGTCGAACTCGCCGCGGTGCGCGATCCCGAACAGGTTGCGTCTGCGGTGCTCACCACGATCGGTGTGCGAGAGGTGGGGTTGCTGGAGCCGTCGGCGGGTGATCCCGTCGATCGGCTGGCGGAATTCCTTGCGCAGCAAGATGTCCTACTGATCTTTGACAATTGCGAACATCTCGTCGATGCGGTCGCCGAGCTCGTCGACCGGCTGCTCGGTGCGTGTCCGGAGCTGCGGGTGCTGGCCACCAGCCGGGAATCACTCGCGGTCGATGGCGAACACATTCACCAGATACATCCGCTGTCGTGGCCCGATGATGCGGCCGCGGCCGAAAGCTTTCCTGCGGTGCGGCTTTTCGTGGAACGCGCGCGAGCGGTCCGTCCGGATTTCGCGCTCGATGCCGGTACCGCCCTCGCCGTGGTCGAGATCTGCCGACGGCTGGACGGTTTGCCGTTGGCGATCGAATTGGCGGCGGCGCGGCTGCGGGCACTTTCGGTCGGCCAGATCGCGGCGAAGCTCGATGATCGGTTCACGCTGCTCGGGCGTGGCAGCCGGACGGCGCAGGCCAGACATCGGACACTGCGCGCGGTCATCGAATGGAGTTGGGCACCACTGTCGGAGCCCGAAGGTGAACTTGTCATGTGGCTGGCGGTCTTTCCGGCCGGTGCGACCCTCGATGCCGTCGACGATCTCGAGTTGCTCACCGGGTTGGTGGACAAGTCGTTGGTCGAACGCGGCGGCGAGCGGTATCGGATGCTCGAGACGATCCGGTCGTATGGGTTGGAACGGCTGGCGGAGTCCGGCCGGGAGGAGGCGGTTCGGGGCAGGCAGGCGCAGTACTTGCTGCGGCTCGCCGAATCGGCGGAGGCCGAACTGCGGTCCGCCGCGCAGCTCGATGCGCTCGCTCGGCTCGATGTCGAGCGCGACAATATCGCCGCCGCATTGCGATTCGCGGTCGACACCGGTGCTGTCGAGTTGGGCATTCGGCTGATCGCTGCGATGTTCTGGTACTGGACGTTGCGCGGGATCCACAGCGAACGGCTGCACTGGATGCGGGCGGTGTTGGAGCTTCGGGGCGAGGTGCCGGACGAGCTGCGGGCATTGCGCGATGTGCTCGATGGGTTGTCGCGATATGAGGGCGGGGCGATCGAGGATGGGATGCGGGCGGTGGCGGCCGGTCTCGAAATCGCAAGGAGCTCAGGTTTACCCAGTGGACCTGCTCGTACGGTGTTGCTGGTAGCGCCCGCATTCCTCGAGGGGCAGGGCCTTTCGGCTTCATGGCAAGGGCTCGTCGGATGGGAGCGGGGTATTGCGCTCTTGCTCGATGGTACGAGCATCGACCAATTGGTCAGTGCGAAAAAGGAATTCGAGTCGGCGGGCGAACGTTTCGGTCTGTCGACGACACTTCAGTCGATCGCGGATGACCAGATGCGCCATGGTGATCTGCTCGAGGCGATCACTTCGCTCACCCGTGCCGCTACGGCCTTCGAAGAGCTCGGCAATGCGGGTGATGCCGCGGCCGTTTGTGCCGAATCGGCCACTGCGCTGGCTCGACTCGGCGAACTCGACCGTGCCGAAGTTGCGCTGGCCCGGGCCGGACAACACGTCGAGGCGGCCGGAGAGCCAGGCACCGCGACGTATGTGCGGCTTGCGCGTGCGGAGTATCTGCTGCGTCGTGGGGATCGGAAAGCGGCACTGCGTGAACTCGAGCGGGCCGAAACCGGTCTCGCGAACACTGCCTTCGGTACTCGAATTCGGGCTCGGAGTGCTGGTTTTCGAGCGCTCATCGCGATTCTCGACGACGATCCGGCACGGGCTCGGCGAGTCCTCGATACGGCGACCAGGGGGCTGATCATCGGTCGAAACGGATCGATGACCACTGCGAGCGGGGCACAAGCAGACGATTTGGCAATGTTCGCGCAACTGTATGCCGCGTTGGCAATGCGCGACGGGAACGCAACCGCCGCGGCCCACTTACTCGGTGCGGCGGCCGCCATGCTCGGCACCGAGGATCGGCGTGGGTACGACAATCTCATCGCACCAGCAGACCGAGCCCGCGAAGCACTCGGTGCTGAAGCCTTCACCACTGCCTGTGAGAGCACAGCGGGCTCGCGACCCACCGCCGCAATCGAATTCCTGCTGTCACAGGCGACATGA
- a CDS encoding helix-turn-helix transcriptional regulator, with protein MDSENRLGVFLRARRELARPEEFGIPGGGQRRVAGLRREEVAMLAGMSADYYVRLEQGRDKHPSEQVVEALARVFALDEEGVAHLRELARPTARRKRATRRPERVAPGLLRLMDSWPNTPALVLGRHMDVLAANPLATAVNSCSAEGVNMVRAIFLDPQARACYADWPSIAADTVASLRATAGTDLDDPRLTELVGELTLKSEDFRRLWARHDVRAKTAGVKHFRNPLVGDLTLSYETFAVNGAPGQILIAYHAEQDSADERALALLGMIVAGAVPESDSVPVDSDS; from the coding sequence ATGGACTCCGAGAACCGATTGGGCGTGTTCCTACGCGCCCGCCGCGAACTGGCGCGTCCGGAGGAGTTCGGTATTCCGGGTGGTGGCCAGCGGCGGGTGGCCGGACTGCGCCGCGAGGAAGTGGCCATGCTCGCGGGCATGAGCGCGGACTACTACGTGCGGCTGGAGCAGGGACGGGATAAGCATCCGTCCGAGCAGGTCGTCGAGGCATTGGCCCGGGTATTCGCGTTGGACGAGGAAGGGGTCGCGCACCTGCGCGAGTTGGCGCGGCCGACGGCCCGGCGCAAGCGGGCAACGCGACGGCCCGAGCGGGTCGCGCCCGGGCTGTTGCGCCTGATGGATTCCTGGCCGAATACGCCCGCATTGGTACTCGGCCGACATATGGATGTGCTCGCGGCGAATCCACTGGCCACCGCGGTCAACTCCTGTTCGGCCGAGGGCGTCAATATGGTGCGAGCGATCTTTCTGGACCCGCAGGCGCGTGCGTGTTATGCCGACTGGCCGAGCATTGCCGCGGATACCGTCGCCAGCCTGCGTGCCACCGCGGGCACCGACCTCGACGATCCGCGCCTGACCGAACTGGTCGGCGAATTGACGCTGAAGAGCGAGGATTTCCGGCGGCTGTGGGCCCGTCATGACGTGCGCGCGAAAACGGCAGGCGTCAAACATTTTCGCAACCCGCTGGTCGGCGACCTCACGCTGTCCTACGAAACGTTCGCCGTCAACGGAGCTCCGGGCCAGATCCTCATCGCCTATCACGCCGAACAGGATTCGGCCGATGAGCGCGCACTCGCGTTGCTCGGCATGATTGTCGCGGGTGCGGTCCCCGAATCCGATTCCGTACCAGTGGATTCCGATAGCTGA